In Elusimicrobiota bacterium, the following are encoded in one genomic region:
- a CDS encoding SDR family NAD(P)-dependent oxidoreductase has product MAFRGKVFFITGASSGIGREMALQLSRQGALLLLGARNLKALEELKSEINSVGPSRCEVARCDVTRREELEACVAQGLKLFGRIDTVVANAGFGVYGKLEECDLEDFRRQFDTNVFGVLRTIYASLDALKKSRGQLAIIGSVGGYIGRPGLSAYSMSKFSLRGLAQSLREELRPCGVRVALISPGMVVSDVRKNAVLGARVDKGLKFPETQFLRVKTKVAVAEILDALRKGKEEAVITRHGRVLAGLMRLMPGLTTRALAGLHRSQERKLLGAEDARI; this is encoded by the coding sequence ATGGCCTTCCGCGGCAAGGTCTTCTTCATCACGGGAGCTTCCTCGGGAATCGGCAGGGAGATGGCGCTCCAGCTCTCCCGCCAGGGCGCCCTCCTCCTATTGGGAGCGCGAAACCTCAAGGCCCTCGAGGAGCTCAAGTCCGAGATAAACTCCGTCGGCCCTAGCCGCTGCGAGGTCGCGCGTTGCGACGTGACGCGCCGGGAGGAGCTCGAGGCCTGCGTCGCCCAGGGCCTAAAGCTTTTCGGGAGGATAGACACCGTCGTGGCCAACGCGGGCTTCGGGGTGTACGGGAAGTTAGAGGAATGCGACCTGGAGGATTTCCGCAGGCAATTCGACACCAACGTCTTCGGCGTGCTGAGGACGATCTACGCCAGCCTCGACGCGCTCAAGAAAAGCCGCGGGCAGCTCGCCATCATCGGGAGCGTGGGAGGCTACATCGGAAGGCCGGGACTTAGCGCCTATTCCATGAGCAAGTTCTCCCTGCGCGGCCTGGCCCAATCCTTGAGGGAAGAGCTGCGCCCCTGCGGCGTGCGCGTGGCCTTGATTTCCCCGGGCATGGTGGTCAGCGACGTGCGCAAGAACGCGGTCTTGGGCGCGCGAGTGGACAAGGGCCTCAAGTTTCCCGAAACGCAGTTCTTGAGGGTCAAGACCAAGGTCGCGGTGGCGGAGATCCTGGACGCCCTCAGGAAGGGCAAGGAAGAGGCCGTCATCACCCGCCACGGGCGGGTCTTGGCGGGCCTCATGAGGCTCATGCCCGGCCTTACCACCCGCGCCCTGGCCGGCCTTCACCGGAGCCAGGAGAGGAAACTGCTCGGAGCGGAGGACGCAAGAATATGA
- a CDS encoding ABC transporter ATP-binding protein, protein MAAILEDVSKTFALGGSSIRALKKINLKVERGEFLALVGPSGSGKTTLLNILGCIERPSSGRVVINGAEATVRSSDEMAELRGRHLGYVFQAFNLLPALSAVENVEFPLRRLPLSLREKRSKALTALREVGLEALAAHKPSQMSGGQRQRVAVARALAAAPVLVLADEPTANLDQATGIEIVALMKGINRRLGTTFIFSTHDPKIVAQADRVVKLADGEIW, encoded by the coding sequence ATGGCCGCCATTCTCGAGGATGTCTCAAAAACCTTCGCCCTGGGCGGCTCGTCCATCCGGGCTCTGAAAAAAATCAATCTAAAGGTCGAGAGAGGAGAATTCTTGGCCTTGGTGGGCCCCTCCGGGAGCGGAAAAACGACCTTGCTGAACATCCTGGGCTGCATCGAGCGGCCGAGCTCGGGCCGGGTGGTGATCAACGGGGCGGAGGCTACCGTCAGATCCTCGGATGAAATGGCCGAGCTGAGAGGCCGGCATCTCGGCTACGTTTTCCAGGCCTTCAACCTCCTGCCGGCCCTGAGTGCCGTGGAGAACGTGGAGTTCCCCTTGCGCCGCTTGCCGTTGAGCCTCCGCGAAAAGCGCTCGAAGGCTTTAACCGCCTTGAGGGAGGTTGGGCTTGAGGCCCTGGCCGCCCACAAGCCCTCCCAGATGAGCGGCGGGCAGCGCCAGAGGGTGGCGGTGGCCCGGGCCCTGGCGGCCGCCCCCGTCCTAGTGCTGGCCGACGAGCCCACGGCCAACCTGGATCAAGCAACCGGAATCGAGATCGTGGCCCTTATGAAGGGCATCAACCGGAGGTTGGGCACGACCTTCATTTTCTCGACTCACGATCCAAAGATCGTGGCACAGGCCGACAGGGTCGTCAAGCTCGCCGATGGGGAGATATGGTAG
- a CDS encoding ABC transporter permease: MVAMDWGLALKNVLRNRARTSVTVCAIAAGCASLIVTAGFIRGAIQELQESYIRAFLGHIQVYAEGFSEKGSIDPFSYMIPDPEGVGKRISGLPGVLQVAPRLEFFGLLSVAETSMPCLAQGVDPRKEISPLLKVIKGRDLAGSEGYEAIIGEGLAKALHAKEGDSLALLANTPGGGLNGLDLKVVGVFRSGTKAYDDRALRIPIRTAQGLLRSEGIQRFTVFLQDTGQAPAAVVRLRQALSGDGLEVKAWYELDDADFVGKLVNFYDRLFLVLKIIIMVVVILSVFNTMNMAALERIGEVGTIMALGMKTKEVLLLFIAEGLILGLLGSAVGLGLGYGLARLLSQVGVPMGVPPSMTVEWIARFPVVPRAFAFAFVQAMSTCLVSSVYPAWKSSRLEIAEALRHNV; this comes from the coding sequence ATGGTAGCGATGGATTGGGGGCTGGCCCTGAAAAACGTCCTTAGAAACCGGGCCCGGACCTCGGTGACGGTATGCGCCATCGCCGCCGGCTGCGCCTCCCTCATCGTGACCGCCGGCTTTATCCGCGGCGCCATCCAAGAGCTCCAGGAAAGTTATATCCGGGCTTTCCTGGGGCATATTCAGGTGTACGCCGAGGGTTTCTCGGAGAAGGGCTCCATCGATCCATTCTCCTACATGATCCCGGACCCGGAAGGCGTGGGCAAGCGGATATCGGGCTTGCCGGGCGTGCTCCAGGTCGCTCCGCGGCTCGAGTTTTTCGGACTGCTGAGCGTGGCCGAGACCAGCATGCCCTGCTTGGCTCAGGGAGTCGATCCTCGCAAGGAGATCAGCCCGTTGTTGAAAGTCATCAAAGGCCGAGACCTGGCGGGCTCCGAAGGCTACGAGGCGATCATCGGGGAAGGGCTGGCCAAGGCGCTGCACGCCAAGGAGGGCGATTCGCTGGCTTTGCTCGCCAACACCCCCGGCGGGGGGCTTAACGGCTTGGATTTGAAAGTGGTTGGAGTTTTTCGAAGCGGGACCAAGGCCTACGATGATAGGGCTCTGCGCATTCCCATTAGGACAGCCCAAGGGCTCCTGCGCAGTGAGGGGATCCAGAGGTTCACGGTTTTCCTGCAAGACACAGGCCAAGCCCCCGCCGCCGTCGTCCGGCTGCGGCAGGCGCTGTCCGGCGACGGTTTGGAGGTCAAGGCCTGGTATGAGCTTGACGACGCGGACTTCGTGGGCAAACTCGTGAATTTTTACGACAGGCTGTTCCTGGTCCTTAAAATTATCATCATGGTCGTGGTGATCTTGAGCGTCTTCAACACGATGAACATGGCGGCTTTGGAGCGGATCGGCGAGGTCGGAACCATCATGGCGTTGGGGATGAAGACCAAGGAGGTGTTGCTTCTCTTCATCGCGGAGGGGCTTATCTTGGGGCTTTTGGGATCCGCGGTTGGATTGGGCCTGGGCTACGGGCTGGCGCGCTTGCTTTCACAGGTCGGGGTGCCCATGGGGGTGCCCCCGTCCATGACGGTGGAATGGATCGCCCGCTTTCCGGTGGTTCCAAGGGCGTTCGCCTTCGCCTTTGTCCAGGCCATGAGCACCTGCCTCGTTTCCTCTGTGTACCCGGCCTGGAAATCTTCGCGATTGGAAATCGCGGAGGCTTTGAGGCACAATGTTTAG
- a CDS encoding outer membrane lipoprotein-sorting protein — translation MFRAWLVLAAGFALASPSRGAGPTPAEIVARADEVRNPQIDYTGIVDVVSVKPDKSRRTARYEVMVKGRERAVVRTLEPANERGGAFLQAYREVWSFLPSLSQPVRLSLQQRLIGDVANGDLTRANFSGDYEAKLLRQEGKRYVLELSAKNDAVTYAKVVYWVGRKDFHPAKAEFYASSGRLLKICSYERYAPLAGRLRPSRLVMRDAVVKGQRSIVDYVEMDPADLPEKYFTKSYLKKLKY, via the coding sequence ATGTTTAGAGCGTGGCTGGTCCTTGCCGCGGGATTCGCTCTGGCCAGCCCATCTCGGGGGGCGGGGCCGACTCCCGCGGAGATCGTGGCCAGGGCCGACGAGGTCCGCAACCCGCAGATTGACTACACCGGGATCGTGGACGTCGTGAGCGTCAAGCCGGACAAGAGCCGGCGGACGGCTCGGTACGAGGTCATGGTCAAAGGGCGCGAGCGGGCGGTGGTCAGGACCCTTGAGCCAGCCAACGAGAGGGGCGGCGCGTTTCTCCAGGCCTACAGGGAGGTCTGGTCTTTCCTTCCAAGCCTTTCCCAGCCAGTCAGGCTGTCTTTGCAGCAGAGGCTGATTGGGGACGTGGCCAACGGGGATTTGACCCGGGCCAATTTCTCGGGGGACTATGAGGCCAAGCTATTGCGCCAGGAGGGCAAGCGCTATGTCCTTGAACTGTCGGCAAAGAACGACGCCGTGACCTACGCCAAGGTGGTCTACTGGGTCGGCCGGAAGGATTTCCATCCCGCGAAAGCCGAGTTTTACGCGAGCTCCGGCCGGCTGCTTAAGATCTGCTCCTACGAGCGGTATGCCCCGTTGGCCGGACGATTGAGGCCCTCGAGGCTGGTCATGAGGGACGCTGTGGTCAAGGGGCAGAGGTCCATCGTGGACTACGTGGAGATGGATCCGGCGGATTTGCCGGAGAAGTATTTCACGAAGTCTTACCTCAAGAAGCTGAAATATTGA
- a CDS encoding glycosyltransferase family 2 protein: MGSSLKVSILIPAYNEESSILEVLEQVRAQAIAGVEFEVIVVDDGSKDKTLDRLRSRPTLYDKLVCLPQNGGKGAALKAGLSHATGEYVLFQDADLEYDPAEYANLIRPVRKFKADLVLGSRIIAPRYLRIHYFWNRLGNHLITLCFNLLFNKTFTDIYTCYLMYRRELIRPEDLRCTGFDQQAEILARLMKAGNAFYEVPISYHGRTYEEGKKIRPYHALPVLWAIFKCRFLR, encoded by the coding sequence ATGGGTTCCTCCCTCAAGGTCTCCATCTTGATTCCCGCCTACAACGAGGAGTCTTCCATCCTGGAGGTTCTAGAGCAGGTGCGGGCCCAGGCCATTGCGGGAGTCGAGTTCGAGGTCATCGTGGTGGACGACGGCTCCAAGGACAAGACTTTGGATAGGCTGCGCTCCCGGCCCACCCTCTACGACAAGCTCGTGTGCCTGCCCCAGAACGGCGGCAAGGGAGCCGCGCTCAAGGCGGGGCTTTCTCATGCCACGGGAGAGTACGTCCTGTTCCAGGACGCCGATCTGGAATACGATCCCGCGGAGTACGCCAACCTCATCCGGCCCGTCAGGAAATTCAAGGCCGATCTGGTGCTGGGCAGCCGGATCATCGCGCCGCGCTACCTGCGCATCCACTATTTCTGGAACAGGCTCGGCAACCACTTGATCACGCTATGCTTCAATCTCCTCTTCAACAAGACCTTCACCGACATATACACCTGCTATTTGATGTACCGCCGGGAGCTGATCCGGCCGGAGGACCTGCGCTGCACGGGCTTCGACCAGCAGGCCGAGATCCTGGCTCGTCTCATGAAGGCAGGGAATGCTTTCTACGAGGTGCCCATCTCCTACCACGGCCGGACTTACGAGGAAGGAAAAAAGATCCGGCCCTACCACGCCCTGCCCGTGTTGTGGGCCATCTTCAAGTGCCGGTTCCTTCGCTGA
- a CDS encoding AAA family ATPase yields MLSQERNSPKSLAFVLSLAVAVSGLPAPALAEAVKTSLAEMPPARPVEMASPARDVARRLPVLSRFLAPAALPRAAASPDASRQASGPMARVKQALAAPSAFFDRVSKRAAAPAVAAATPPAGAVASLTASAGSRRASSWARRAALTAGLTMAPASAWAAGAGAQASAPGDWLAPIFMTVAALGAAAAVISQHPRVQSWLRKRGGKKSAASESAPMAAKSSAPARPKIENFEPPRVDALSTDEEPVLPIIKLKDPLFLEETRELTENAELDAPALRRLKMGDFLIVAADYPGELGSGATMNEPSVFGVLARVVGVRGPESGDGPLTVVVQGGERILAHSAQRGDQGGLEAFFQPLPQRGADAVSEVEDLLGAIRSQVLDLMKADPGFDPKKDLWILLKDSNAEESVAALAQHLRPFVGRDLVGGSNVPGTEISWRRTLFQSSSIKEQLEMILNVITQKLARARVAANVAKRREWNERRDELQRQIELLRGELGKDGPSEAEQLLADIKAAGLPADARRLAEYHWAIVRRALESGYYSETARSSSDFLRVLLSLPWHETAKGDSSLQRAREILDKSHWGLAKVKRFIFGVVAQFLRTDFLQGGKVLALAGPPGTGKTTFVRAIAEALDRPYQFISLAVLGHLGKSDLGGAEAVWVGSKMGKIMEAVRRSGVNNPVIHLDEIDSAPPEVWAFLLNLLDPEQNHQFVDSYLGTPFDLSRVTFIVTANDPSRLPAALRDRLKIVRLGAYSDREKLQIAFYSVIPKALAAVGLSPEQVGFSEGAVLEIIRNYTFEAGVRQLSRLLEDILREVGLRMDLGEAPPPGEIPAEDVASFPGLLKKSRELASNGVGLATGLAVYGGTGVGTVFNVKVTLLERGPKDPGFLSRDEMGQLSRSSVQNAYTYLRTYAATLGVDPRIFKEKVFDVTDIPSRHTDGPSAGMATLMAMVSAATGRPVRRGVAITGELGMDGSYLMIGGIREKALAAQRAGMTILIHPEGNRLEAREEIPEDVREGMHIVSLEKLGDVMEIALEPLPAPGAAPKVRGALIPRRVPMLPLDG; encoded by the coding sequence ATGCTGTCACAGGAGAGAAATTCGCCCAAATCTCTCGCCTTCGTCTTGTCCCTTGCCGTGGCCGTTTCCGGGCTTCCCGCCCCCGCTTTGGCCGAGGCCGTCAAGACCTCGTTGGCCGAGATGCCGCCGGCAAGGCCCGTGGAAATGGCTTCTCCCGCTAGAGATGTGGCCCGCCGTCTTCCGGTTTTGTCTAGATTTTTGGCGCCGGCGGCGCTTCCGCGGGCGGCCGCGAGTCCTGACGCTTCAAGGCAAGCGTCGGGTCCCATGGCGCGCGTCAAACAGGCTCTGGCCGCTCCTAGCGCTTTCTTTGATCGCGTTTCCAAGCGCGCGGCAGCGCCCGCGGTGGCGGCGGCGACTCCCCCCGCGGGCGCGGTTGCGTCCCTGACGGCTTCCGCCGGCTCCCGCCGCGCGAGTTCGTGGGCCCGGCGCGCGGCGCTGACCGCGGGTCTGACCATGGCGCCCGCCTCCGCGTGGGCCGCGGGCGCGGGCGCCCAGGCCTCTGCGCCGGGAGACTGGCTGGCCCCGATTTTCATGACCGTGGCGGCCCTCGGCGCCGCCGCCGCGGTGATTTCCCAACATCCGCGGGTCCAGTCTTGGCTGAGAAAGCGCGGTGGGAAGAAATCCGCCGCGTCCGAGAGTGCGCCCATGGCGGCGAAGTCGTCCGCCCCGGCCCGGCCGAAAATAGAGAATTTTGAGCCGCCGAGGGTTGACGCATTATCCACGGATGAGGAGCCGGTGCTCCCCATCATCAAATTGAAGGACCCTCTTTTCTTGGAAGAAACCAGGGAGCTTACGGAAAACGCCGAGCTTGATGCGCCGGCCTTGCGCCGGCTCAAAATGGGAGACTTTTTGATCGTGGCGGCCGACTATCCGGGCGAGCTCGGTTCGGGCGCGACGATGAACGAGCCATCTGTTTTCGGCGTCTTGGCTCGCGTCGTGGGTGTGCGCGGTCCTGAGTCCGGCGACGGGCCTTTGACCGTGGTGGTTCAGGGCGGTGAAAGGATCCTGGCACACTCCGCCCAACGGGGCGACCAGGGAGGCCTCGAGGCCTTTTTTCAGCCCCTGCCCCAGCGTGGCGCGGACGCAGTCAGCGAGGTCGAGGATTTATTGGGCGCGATTCGCAGCCAGGTCCTTGACCTGATGAAGGCCGATCCTGGATTCGACCCCAAGAAAGATCTTTGGATATTGCTGAAGGATAGCAATGCCGAAGAAAGCGTGGCGGCGCTGGCACAGCATCTGCGGCCCTTTGTCGGCCGCGACCTCGTGGGCGGATCAAACGTGCCGGGAACCGAAATATCATGGCGGCGCACTCTTTTTCAGAGTAGTTCCATCAAAGAGCAGTTGGAAATGATCCTGAATGTCATTACGCAGAAGTTGGCCCGGGCCCGCGTGGCGGCAAACGTCGCCAAAAGGCGGGAGTGGAACGAGCGTCGCGATGAACTGCAGCGCCAAATCGAGCTCCTGCGCGGGGAGTTGGGCAAGGACGGCCCCTCCGAGGCCGAGCAACTGCTCGCCGACATCAAGGCGGCCGGTCTCCCCGCCGATGCTAGGCGCCTTGCGGAGTACCACTGGGCTATCGTGCGCCGGGCGCTGGAGTCCGGCTATTACTCCGAGACCGCGCGCTCCTCCAGCGATTTTCTGCGGGTTTTGTTGAGCTTGCCGTGGCATGAGACGGCGAAGGGGGATTCGAGCCTCCAACGCGCTCGGGAAATCTTGGACAAAAGCCACTGGGGCTTGGCCAAGGTCAAGCGGTTCATCTTCGGCGTGGTGGCTCAGTTCCTGCGCACGGATTTCCTCCAGGGCGGGAAGGTTCTGGCCCTGGCCGGGCCGCCCGGGACCGGGAAGACGACTTTTGTCCGCGCCATCGCTGAGGCTTTGGACCGGCCCTATCAATTCATCTCCCTCGCCGTCTTGGGGCATCTGGGCAAGTCCGATTTGGGAGGGGCAGAAGCCGTATGGGTGGGTTCCAAGATGGGCAAGATCATGGAGGCCGTGCGCCGTTCCGGGGTGAACAATCCGGTGATTCACCTGGACGAGATAGACAGCGCCCCGCCCGAGGTCTGGGCCTTCCTATTGAACCTGCTCGATCCGGAGCAGAACCATCAATTCGTGGACTCCTATCTGGGCACTCCCTTCGACCTATCCCGGGTGACCTTCATCGTCACGGCCAACGATCCCTCGCGTCTGCCCGCCGCCCTGCGCGACCGCTTGAAGATTGTCCGCCTGGGCGCTTACTCTGATCGGGAAAAACTGCAAATCGCCTTTTACAGCGTCATTCCCAAGGCCTTGGCCGCCGTGGGGCTGTCGCCTGAGCAGGTGGGATTTTCCGAGGGAGCCGTTCTGGAGATCATCAGGAATTACACCTTCGAGGCGGGCGTGCGCCAGTTGAGCCGGCTTCTCGAGGATATTCTGCGCGAGGTCGGCCTGCGCATGGATTTGGGGGAAGCGCCCCCTCCGGGGGAAATTCCCGCGGAGGACGTCGCTTCTTTCCCGGGACTCCTGAAGAAATCGCGCGAGCTGGCCTCCAACGGCGTGGGCTTGGCCACCGGGTTGGCGGTGTATGGCGGCACGGGTGTTGGGACCGTCTTCAACGTGAAGGTCACCTTGCTCGAGCGCGGGCCTAAAGATCCGGGATTTTTATCGCGCGACGAGATGGGCCAACTGTCCCGGAGCTCGGTGCAGAACGCCTACACGTACTTGAGGACGTATGCCGCGACCCTGGGAGTGGACCCCCGGATATTCAAGGAGAAGGTGTTCGACGTGACCGACATCCCGTCACGCCACACCGACGGCCCCTCGGCCGGAATGGCCACGCTCATGGCCATGGTGAGCGCTGCCACCGGCAGGCCGGTGCGCCGGGGCGTGGCCATCACGGGAGAATTGGGCATGGACGGCAGCTACCTCATGATCGGGGGAATCCGGGAGAAGGCCCTGGCCGCCCAGCGCGCTGGGATGACGATATTGATCCATCCCGAAGGGAATCGCTTGGAAGCGCGGGAGGAGATTCCCGAGGATGTTCGGGAGGGCATGCATATAGTCTCCTTGGAGAAGCTTGGCGACGTGATGGAGATCGCCCTGGAGCCCCTTCCCGCCCCGGGTGCCGCACCCAAGGTCCGCGGGGCCTTGATCCCGCGCCGGGTGCCGATGCTGCCCTTGGACGGCTAA
- a CDS encoding glycosyltransferase family 2 protein: MAEIFSDFVHWLEICIVYYFLFLNGVYIFLSLVAFRDVYAHLLRTLYSNYEELSRSPLTPPISIVVPAHNEEVDIAITVNNLLHLDYMRYEVIVVNDGSNDNTLSVLENTFQLEPCQDKPAGGLATKPIRGVYKSRRHHQLLVVDKENGGKADALNVGLGFARNPYFCSIDADVIMEPDALQRVVQPILESPKRVIAVGGIVRVANGCRIEKGRIAEISLSQNILVIFQVIEYFRAFLCGRTGFSRFNALMIISGAFGVFEKDLVMAIGGYRRDTVGEDMDLVTQLHAHMRRTGDSNYQIRFIPDPVCWTEVPTSMSVLARQRRRWQKGLLEVLGKNGQMFFNPRYGAVGLFAYPFLYLFEGWGLILECLGYPLILARWLTGSIQTDFMLAFLAATFLCGTTLSLTGLLLGEMTPRRYPKTSQWTLLAFFALFENLGYRQFTSLLRMWGMADHLRGAGGWGRMERQGFFIKRSQRKEAHT, encoded by the coding sequence ATGGCGGAAATATTCTCCGACTTCGTCCATTGGCTCGAAATCTGCATCGTCTACTATTTCCTTTTCCTCAACGGCGTTTACATTTTCCTCTCCTTGGTCGCCTTCCGAGACGTCTACGCGCACCTCCTGCGCACCCTTTACAGCAATTACGAGGAGTTGAGCCGCAGTCCTCTCACACCCCCGATCTCCATCGTCGTCCCCGCTCACAACGAGGAGGTGGACATCGCGATCACCGTTAATAACCTGCTCCACCTGGACTACATGCGCTACGAGGTCATCGTGGTCAACGACGGCTCGAACGACAACACTCTCTCGGTACTGGAGAATACCTTCCAGCTCGAGCCGTGTCAGGATAAGCCCGCCGGAGGGCTTGCGACCAAGCCCATTCGCGGCGTCTACAAGAGCCGACGCCACCACCAACTGCTCGTGGTGGACAAGGAAAACGGCGGGAAGGCCGACGCATTGAACGTGGGGCTGGGATTTGCCCGCAATCCTTATTTTTGCTCCATTGATGCCGACGTGATCATGGAACCCGACGCCCTGCAGCGGGTTGTGCAGCCGATACTCGAGTCCCCCAAGCGCGTGATCGCCGTGGGCGGGATCGTGCGGGTGGCCAACGGCTGCCGCATCGAAAAAGGCCGCATCGCCGAGATATCCCTCAGCCAGAACATATTGGTCATTTTCCAGGTCATCGAGTACTTCCGGGCCTTCCTCTGCGGCCGCACGGGCTTTTCGCGCTTCAACGCCTTGATGATCATCTCCGGAGCCTTCGGCGTATTCGAGAAGGACCTCGTGATGGCCATCGGGGGCTATCGCAGGGACACGGTGGGCGAGGACATGGACCTGGTTACCCAACTGCACGCCCACATGCGCCGAACCGGGGATTCCAACTACCAGATTCGCTTCATCCCGGATCCCGTGTGCTGGACCGAGGTGCCTACCTCCATGAGTGTCCTGGCAAGGCAGAGGCGGCGTTGGCAGAAAGGCCTGCTCGAGGTGCTGGGAAAGAACGGCCAGATGTTCTTCAACCCACGCTATGGAGCGGTCGGCCTTTTCGCCTACCCGTTTCTCTACCTCTTTGAGGGCTGGGGCCTGATCTTGGAATGTCTGGGCTACCCCCTGATCCTGGCCCGGTGGCTCACGGGCTCGATCCAGACCGATTTCATGCTCGCCTTCCTGGCCGCCACCTTCCTGTGCGGCACGACCCTCTCGCTCACCGGACTCCTCCTCGGAGAAATGACGCCCCGCCGCTACCCCAAGACCTCCCAATGGACCCTTTTGGCCTTCTTCGCGCTTTTTGAAAACCTGGGATACAGACAATTCACCTCATTGCTGCGCATGTGGGGGATGGCGGACCACTTGAGGGGCGCCGGGGGGTGGGGCCGAATGGAGAGGCAGGGCTTCTTCATCAAGCGCTCCCAGCGAAAGGAGGCGCATACATGA
- a CDS encoding HEAT repeat domain-containing protein: MSSLWSERTFHKITAALQGHVSLQFVVMTSVTLFWLAALLSATLLLLRTYHRLREKYREGRKTLYRPGVEMAVLEAPLAEIVLALRPKRWGEAEIVQEVVLDAMRHLLGPPFHLLREATFELRLMERNLKALRSRSRFHRGRAMNALGLMRSSQAIVGILDILENEPLDMKLVALRALASIGDPAVLPYFIRISDQLSPAMMVRLASLMLEFGPPGRRKITDLIGRHPEAFPPRVMQDFLKELAADLEKL; this comes from the coding sequence ATGTCCTCTCTTTGGTCGGAAAGGACTTTCCACAAAATCACCGCCGCCCTTCAAGGACATGTCAGCCTGCAGTTCGTGGTGATGACGAGCGTAACCTTGTTTTGGCTGGCGGCGCTGCTGTCCGCCACCCTCCTCCTTCTTAGAACCTATCACCGCCTGCGCGAAAAATACAGAGAGGGACGTAAAACTCTCTATAGGCCGGGAGTTGAAATGGCAGTTCTGGAGGCCCCCCTTGCCGAGATCGTCCTGGCCCTTCGCCCCAAGCGCTGGGGCGAAGCGGAGATAGTCCAGGAGGTTGTCCTGGATGCGATGCGCCATCTGCTCGGGCCTCCCTTTCATCTGCTGCGTGAGGCGACCTTCGAGCTCCGACTGATGGAAAGAAACCTAAAGGCCCTGCGCTCACGAAGCCGGTTCCACCGGGGGCGGGCCATGAACGCGCTGGGACTCATGCGCTCAAGCCAGGCCATCGTCGGAATTCTCGACATTTTAGAGAACGAGCCCTTGGACATGAAACTGGTCGCGCTGCGGGCGCTGGCCTCGATAGGGGATCCCGCGGTGCTCCCCTACTTCATAAGGATCTCGGACCAACTCTCCCCGGCCATGATGGTGCGGCTGGCCTCGCTCATGCTCGAGTTCGGTCCGCCCGGGCGCAGGAAAATCACGGACCTCATCGGCCGCCACCCCGAGGCCTTCCCTCCGCGGGTGATGCAGGATTTCCTAAAGGAGCTGGCGGCCGACCTGGAAAAACTCTGA
- a CDS encoding response regulator, with protein sequence MTQSPKKILIFEDNPNIQALLRIFFQKRGYEVFFSDDGSDALALVQDLKPSLVLMDIIMPGVDGLEALKELREGGVAIPVVILSSKDSGEDKKRCLAAGANAYLIKPFNPKELEQTIKTFLS encoded by the coding sequence ATGACGCAAAGTCCAAAGAAGATACTGATCTTCGAGGACAACCCAAACATCCAGGCGCTACTGAGGATTTTCTTCCAGAAGCGCGGCTATGAGGTGTTCTTCTCGGACGACGGCTCCGACGCGCTGGCCCTGGTTCAAGACCTCAAGCCTTCTCTCGTGCTCATGGACATCATCATGCCCGGAGTGGATGGTCTCGAGGCCCTCAAGGAGCTGAGGGAGGGCGGCGTCGCGATTCCAGTCGTCATTCTGAGCTCCAAGGATTCCGGCGAAGACAAGAAGAGATGCCTGGCCGCCGGGGCCAACGCATACCTCATCAAGCCATTCAATCCCAAGGAATTGGAACAAACCATCAAAACCTTCCTATCGTAA
- a CDS encoding response regulator → MAKILVVDDEEAIVTLVKFILEKAGHDVDSAYNGAEALRKLGITPDSPGAALPDLMILDVMMPVVDGYTVAITVKNHERTGRLPLLVLTAKGDTRHLFEAIPSVAGFFQKPFEPKHLRDCVASALTRK, encoded by the coding sequence ATGGCGAAAATACTGGTAGTTGACGACGAGGAAGCGATCGTGACGCTGGTGAAGTTCATCCTTGAGAAGGCGGGGCACGATGTGGACTCGGCTTACAACGGGGCCGAGGCCTTGCGCAAGCTGGGCATCACCCCCGACTCCCCTGGGGCTGCCCTTCCCGACTTGATGATCCTGGACGTGATGATGCCGGTGGTGGACGGCTACACGGTGGCCATCACCGTCAAGAACCATGAGCGGACCGGGCGCCTGCCGCTGCTGGTCCTGACGGCCAAGGGCGACACCCGACATCTCTTCGAGGCCATTCCCTCGGTGGCCGGCTTCTTCCAAAAGCCCTTCGAGCCCAAGCACCTGCGCGACTGCGTCGCCTCGGCCCTAACCCGCAAATGA
- a CDS encoding (2Fe-2S) ferredoxin domain-containing protein, with the protein MEKKIIPYRKTIFVCTNKRDDGRSACANPGRGGDEIYEALKREVKKAGLKGQVRVVRSGCLDLCERGPNLFIYPSGEWRCSASIEDIPELLKEML; encoded by the coding sequence ATGGAAAAAAAAATCATCCCCTACCGAAAGACCATATTCGTCTGCACCAACAAGCGAGATGATGGGCGCTCGGCCTGCGCCAACCCGGGAAGAGGGGGGGATGAAATCTACGAAGCCCTCAAGCGGGAAGTCAAGAAAGCCGGCCTCAAGGGACAGGTTCGGGTCGTGCGCTCCGGCTGCCTCGACCTTTGCGAGCGCGGACCCAACCTCTTCATCTATCCCTCTGGAGAGTGGCGCTGCTCTGCCTCCATAGAGGACATCCCCGAACTTTTAAAGGAAATGCTATAA